The following are encoded in a window of Flavobacterium psychrotrophum genomic DNA:
- a CDS encoding Gfo/Idh/MocA family oxidoreductase, producing MKKIKTALLSYGMSGKVFHAPFLTLHPGFELTGAWERSKHLIQQDYPEVKSYPSFDDLLADDVELVVVNTPVDTHFEYAKKALEAGKHIIVEKAFTTTAAEAEELDALAKAKGLKLTVYQNRRWDSDLKTVKSVIESGDLGDIVEASIRFDRYNPNLSPKAWKEGANAGAGVLKDLGPHIIDQAIYLFGYPEGVFADIRTLREGSQVDDNIDILLYYTDKRVNLHGGFFNREQLPAYIIQGRKGSFFKARADVQEDTLKTGAKPNLSDWGTEPQDKSGLLHTEVNGEIVRKTIPTLRGNYYELFDGVYNAITEGTTEPVTAEDGARVMKIIDAAIASSAQRKVINL from the coding sequence ATGAAAAAAATAAAAACAGCATTATTATCCTACGGAATGTCCGGCAAGGTATTCCACGCACCCTTTTTAACCCTGCACCCCGGCTTTGAGCTTACAGGTGCCTGGGAACGCAGCAAACACCTCATTCAGCAGGATTACCCTGAGGTTAAAAGTTATCCTTCGTTTGATGATTTATTAGCCGATGATGTAGAGCTGGTGGTAGTCAACACACCTGTAGATACCCATTTTGAATATGCAAAAAAAGCTCTTGAGGCCGGCAAGCATATTATTGTAGAAAAAGCCTTTACCACCACCGCTGCCGAAGCCGAAGAGCTGGATGCACTGGCTAAAGCCAAAGGATTAAAACTTACCGTATATCAAAACCGCCGCTGGGACAGCGACCTTAAAACGGTAAAAAGCGTTATTGAATCGGGAGACCTGGGTGACATTGTTGAGGCTTCCATACGTTTTGACCGTTACAATCCTAACCTTAGCCCTAAAGCCTGGAAAGAAGGTGCGAACGCCGGAGCTGGAGTATTAAAAGACCTTGGGCCACACATTATAGACCAGGCCATTTACCTTTTTGGTTATCCGGAAGGCGTATTTGCAGACATCCGCACGCTACGCGAAGGATCCCAGGTAGATGATAATATTGATATTTTATTGTATTATACTGATAAACGCGTAAACCTGCACGGTGGCTTTTTTAACCGCGAACAACTCCCTGCTTATATAATTCAGGGACGCAAAGGCAGCTTTTTTAAAGCCCGTGCCGATGTACAGGAAGATACCCTGAAAACCGGTGCGAAACCAAACCTGTCTGACTGGGGTACCGAGCCTCAAGATAAATCGGGCTTGTTGCATACAGAAGTTAACGGCGAAATAGTGCGTAAAACCATCCCAACGTTGCGGGGCAATTATTACGAACTTTTTGATGGTGTATACAACGCGATAACAGAAGGTACTACAGAACCCGTTACTGCCGAAGATGGCGCCCGTGTAATGAAGATTATTGATGCAGCCATAGCCAGCAGCGCGCAAAGAAAGGTAATCAACCTGTAA
- the rseP gene encoding RIP metalloprotease RseP produces MDTLIQIAQLVLMLSILVILHEFGHYITAKMFKVRVEKFYLFMDAGFSLIKKKIGETEWGIGWLPLGGYVKLSGMIDESMDTEAMKTEPQPWEFRSKPAWQRLIIMLGGIIVNILLAWFIFTFVYTYYGKEYMSTAVIQEKGLAFGSVGKASGFEDGDKILKVDGKYQPRFDRMVLDVLLGDHIQVERAGKVVDIKLTDENLHDILEKEGRDFIHPLVSATVIDSLNPKGQAIQAGLKTGDSLVGVEGKPLKYMAQVGEEAFKHKKGTLQLNIKRGNTPMTITTAVDSTGTIGIVQKAPRAKDYYVRQEYSFFSAIPAAMEESYTQLVYTIKQFKLILRPSTGAYTQVTSVVGIASKLPTTWDWEYFWKFTAFFSVGLAFMNLLPIPGLDGGHAIFTIAEMLTGKKLSDKAAGVVQTVGMVILLSLMALVMGKDIWILIRDKFF; encoded by the coding sequence ATGGATACACTGATTCAGATTGCCCAGCTGGTTTTAATGCTTTCAATACTGGTAATTTTACACGAGTTTGGGCACTACATAACCGCAAAAATGTTTAAGGTACGCGTAGAAAAATTTTACCTTTTTATGGATGCGGGCTTTTCATTAATCAAAAAGAAAATAGGCGAAACAGAATGGGGAATAGGCTGGCTGCCACTGGGCGGCTATGTAAAGCTTAGCGGTATGATAGACGAAAGCATGGATACCGAAGCCATGAAAACAGAACCGCAGCCGTGGGAGTTTCGTTCTAAGCCGGCCTGGCAAAGGCTTATTATTATGCTTGGCGGTATTATTGTTAACATACTACTGGCCTGGTTTATATTTACGTTTGTATATACTTATTATGGCAAAGAATACATGTCTACCGCCGTAATACAGGAAAAAGGCCTTGCATTTGGATCTGTGGGTAAAGCCTCAGGTTTTGAAGACGGCGACAAGATACTTAAGGTAGATGGTAAATACCAACCGCGTTTTGACCGTATGGTGCTTGATGTATTGCTTGGCGACCATATTCAGGTAGAGCGTGCCGGTAAGGTAGTAGATATAAAACTTACCGATGAGAACCTGCACGACATACTGGAAAAGGAAGGCCGTGATTTTATTCACCCGCTGGTAAGCGCTACGGTTATAGACAGCCTTAACCCGAAAGGGCAGGCTATACAGGCAGGCCTTAAAACAGGAGACAGCCTTGTGGGTGTAGAGGGCAAACCGCTTAAGTATATGGCACAGGTAGGCGAAGAGGCCTTTAAGCATAAAAAGGGCACACTACAGCTTAATATAAAGCGTGGCAATACCCCTATGACCATTACCACGGCAGTAGATTCTACAGGAACTATAGGCATTGTACAAAAAGCACCACGCGCAAAAGATTATTACGTTAGGCAGGAGTACAGCTTTTTTAGCGCCATACCGGCTGCTATGGAAGAATCGTACACTCAACTTGTGTATACAATAAAGCAATTTAAGCTTATACTGCGCCCTAGTACCGGTGCCTACACGCAGGTAACAAGTGTGGTGGGTATAGCGAGCAAGCTGCCTACAACATGGGACTGGGAGTATTTCTGGAAGTTTACGGCGTTCTTTTCGGTAGGGCTTGCCTTTATGAACTTGCTGCCAATACCGGGCTTAGACGGCGGACATGCCATATTTACTATAGCAGAAATGTTAACCGGAAAAAAACTTAGTGATAAAGCTGCAGGTGTTGTACAGACTGTAGGGATGGTTATTTTGCTTAGTCTCATGGCGTTAGTTATGGGTAAGGATATATGGATTTTGATACGTGATAAATTCTTTTAA
- a CDS encoding aldo/keto reductase — protein sequence MECRKIGNSDLELSVITFGAWAAGGWMWGGTERSEAVDAIRKSYDEGVTSIDTAPIYGQGDSEDIVAEAIAPLSRDKVQLVTKFGMRWDLAKGDFAMKSKNNQGQDIDIYKYAGRESIIKECEDSLRRLKTDYIDLYQIHWPDSTTPIQETFETVNELIQQGKVRYAGVCNYNAAQVAEASKYVNIVSDQVPYSMVKRDIEKELVPYTIENVKGILAYSPLERGLLSGKMKPGHTFERGDHRANIYFYKDENLKLVNEVLDKLRPMAAEKNATLAQLVLRWTIEQPGITIALAGARNAEQSVANAKAVNVKLNKEEIGFINTLLNGLELVK from the coding sequence ATGGAATGCAGAAAAATAGGAAACAGCGATTTAGAATTATCCGTAATAACCTTTGGGGCATGGGCAGCCGGAGGATGGATGTGGGGCGGAACCGAGCGCAGCGAGGCCGTAGATGCCATTCGCAAGTCGTATGACGAGGGTGTGACGAGTATAGATACCGCACCCATTTACGGGCAGGGCGACAGCGAAGATATTGTTGCCGAAGCCATTGCACCGCTGAGCCGCGATAAGGTGCAGCTGGTAACAAAATTCGGGATGCGTTGGGATCTGGCTAAGGGTGACTTTGCCATGAAGAGCAAAAACAACCAGGGGCAGGATATCGACATCTATAAATATGCGGGTCGCGAAAGCATTATTAAAGAGTGTGAGGACAGCCTGCGCAGGTTAAAGACCGATTATATTGACCTGTATCAAATTCACTGGCCGGATAGTACAACGCCTATTCAGGAGACTTTTGAGACGGTAAATGAACTAATACAGCAGGGCAAAGTGCGCTATGCGGGTGTATGTAATTACAATGCTGCACAGGTAGCCGAAGCCAGTAAATATGTAAACATAGTAAGCGACCAGGTGCCTTACAGTATGGTAAAGCGCGATATTGAAAAAGAACTGGTACCCTACACCATAGAGAACGTAAAAGGCATACTGGCTTATAGCCCGCTGGAACGTGGCCTGCTTAGCGGTAAGATGAAGCCGGGACACACTTTTGAACGGGGAGACCATCGTGCTAACATCTACTTCTATAAAGATGAAAACCTAAAGCTTGTAAATGAGGTTTTAGACAAGCTACGCCCTATGGCTGCTGAAAAGAATGCTACGCTGGCACAACTGGTGCTGAGGTGGACAATAGAGCAACCGGGCATAACCATAGCGCTTGCCGGTGCCCGCAATGCAGAACAAAGTGTGGCAAATGCAAAAGCCGTGAATGTAAAACTAAACAAAGAAGAAATTGGCTTTATCAATACCCTGCTTAACGGCCTGGAACTGGTAAAGTAA
- a CDS encoding DoxX family membrane protein, protein MIKPLPYLLLRLLIGMSFFGHGLVRLPKLDKFSTWMVGEFQNSLLPQTLVKPFSCILPFGELITGLLLLIGLFTKQACVLGVLIALALIFGSSMIEEWGSIPSQLIHGVILVFLLQHLVSNHYALDAKRKPQQ, encoded by the coding sequence ATGATAAAACCACTTCCATACTTACTACTACGGCTGCTCATTGGTATGAGTTTCTTTGGTCACGGACTTGTACGCCTGCCAAAACTCGATAAATTCAGCACCTGGATGGTAGGTGAATTCCAGAATTCCCTTTTGCCTCAGACACTTGTAAAGCCCTTTAGCTGTATTTTGCCTTTCGGCGAATTAATTACCGGGCTGCTCCTGCTCATCGGGCTTTTTACAAAGCAGGCCTGTGTGCTGGGCGTGCTGATAGCCCTTGCCCTCATCTTTGGGTCATCCATGATAGAAGAGTGGGGTAGCATACCATCCCAACTTATCCACGGCGTCATTTTAGTATTTTTATTACAACACCTTGTATCAAACCATTATGCGCTCGACGCAAAACGTAAACCACAACAATAA
- a CDS encoding MutS-related protein, with protein sequence MKSTDYQNLLQNHEQEHDKLQKQYNLIGTVRLGLVAVMLVMAYFAVAQKNNAFWVVCALAWLGFMVAYKKHQRVQRQRNLLRQLIQINKDEIAYLNRTKISFAEGQEFVDPQHPYTYDLDIFGQRSLFHNLNRTYTFIGKHSFANLLKGILPNEDILHNQNAVAELKDKTAWRQHIAALARSKNDTGKKYTQLIEWASSPAEQLPGYARVLSFAGPALFMAAVLWSIVTGSYHSAITWLFLFNAGYFFSHIKKVKAITDFSDEIDVILKNYGDILQSIEQENFTSEKNLSLQTQVTSGTETASGQIRQLSALFSDLNNTSNPLGAMLVNGVCMYHLHRLHNLYAWKAKHAQQITQWLNVIGQFEALNSLANYAANNPGFVFPHINNNGQITFKDLGHPLIPETVRVCNDISFTQQPFRILTGSNMSGKSTFLRTLGINMVLAGTGAPVCAKQATIHPLPVLVSMRQSDSLADSESYFFAEVKRLKQIIVALQGQKSFVLLDEILKGTNSDDKQSGTIGVIKKIIAQNGTGVIATHDIEVCDTSNDYPDYLKNQCFEVQITNNELVFDYTLRDGICQNKSATFLMKKMEIIS encoded by the coding sequence TTGAAAAGTACAGACTACCAGAATTTATTACAAAACCACGAGCAGGAACACGACAAGCTGCAAAAACAGTATAACCTGATAGGCACAGTGCGGCTGGGGCTTGTGGCCGTTATGCTGGTTATGGCTTATTTTGCCGTGGCTCAAAAAAACAATGCCTTTTGGGTGGTTTGTGCACTGGCATGGCTTGGGTTCATGGTAGCTTATAAAAAGCACCAGCGGGTACAACGGCAGCGCAACCTGCTACGCCAGCTCATACAGATTAATAAAGACGAAATTGCTTATCTTAACCGAACTAAAATTTCGTTTGCAGAAGGGCAGGAGTTTGTAGATCCCCAACACCCCTATACCTATGACCTTGATATTTTCGGGCAGCGGTCGTTGTTTCATAACCTTAACCGTACGTACACTTTTATAGGGAAACACAGTTTTGCTAACCTGCTAAAAGGCATATTGCCTAATGAAGATATTCTGCACAACCAAAATGCTGTTGCCGAACTGAAAGATAAAACTGCATGGAGGCAGCATATAGCTGCACTGGCACGGAGTAAGAACGATACCGGGAAAAAATATACCCAGCTTATAGAATGGGCGTCATCTCCGGCAGAGCAACTGCCAGGGTATGCCAGGGTGCTTTCTTTTGCAGGCCCTGCATTGTTTATGGCTGCCGTGTTATGGAGCATCGTTACGGGCAGTTACCATAGCGCCATTACCTGGTTGTTTTTGTTTAATGCCGGATATTTCTTTTCGCACATTAAAAAGGTAAAGGCTATAACTGATTTCTCCGATGAGATCGACGTGATATTAAAAAACTATGGCGACATACTGCAGAGTATAGAGCAGGAAAATTTTACATCAGAAAAAAACCTCTCGTTACAAACACAGGTTACCTCCGGCACGGAAACCGCAAGCGGACAAATTCGTCAGCTCTCGGCATTGTTTTCAGACCTTAACAACACAAGCAATCCGCTTGGCGCGATGCTGGTAAACGGCGTGTGCATGTACCATTTGCACAGGCTGCACAACCTGTATGCCTGGAAAGCAAAACATGCACAGCAAATTACCCAGTGGCTAAACGTTATAGGGCAGTTTGAAGCCCTTAACAGCCTGGCTAATTACGCAGCAAACAATCCCGGTTTTGTATTTCCGCATATAAACAATAATGGGCAAATTACATTTAAAGATTTAGGCCATCCGCTTATTCCTGAAACGGTGCGGGTATGTAACGATATTTCGTTTACACAGCAACCCTTCCGCATCCTTACGGGCAGTAATATGTCCGGCAAGAGTACGTTTCTGCGTACGCTGGGCATCAATATGGTGCTGGCAGGTACAGGTGCTCCCGTTTGTGCAAAGCAGGCTACAATACATCCGCTACCGGTACTGGTATCAATGCGCCAAAGCGATTCACTGGCCGATAGCGAGTCGTACTTTTTTGCTGAGGTAAAACGCCTTAAGCAGATTATCGTGGCATTGCAGGGCCAAAAGTCTTTCGTGTTGCTGGATGAAATTTTAAAGGGTACAAATTCAGACGATAAACAGTCGGGTACCATAGGCGTTATCAAAAAAATCATTGCCCAAAACGGCACCGGGGTTATTGCTACACACGATATCGAGGTATGCGACACCAGTAACGACTATCCTGATTACCTGAAAAACCAGTGCTTTGAAGTGCAGATAACTAATAACGAACTGGTGTTTGACTATACCCTGCGCGATGGCATTTGCCAGAATAAGAGCGCTACCTTTTTAATGAAGAAAATGGAGATCATCTCATAG
- a CDS encoding trypco2 family protein: MKKFILIFILIANHGLAQTSTETLPLDQVITIINNSLDSASNQLKDVKLNITEAEVSLSTIYDKSGGGGFKIFVKAEKKWELEKTSTMTYSYKKVEQIEKINKSLESLDNSFKNSLTKAIVQAAKQWKDSSNTVKGLNKDSFSVEISFAFTSSGGAGFEVEVWGIGLDASVNLENTAVHTISLTFK, from the coding sequence ATGAAAAAATTTATCCTTATTTTTATTTTGATCGCAAATCATGGTTTAGCACAAACATCTACAGAGACCTTACCGTTAGACCAGGTAATAACTATAATTAATAATAGTTTAGATTCGGCAAGTAATCAACTTAAAGACGTGAAACTGAATATTACGGAAGCTGAAGTTTCTTTAAGCACTATATATGACAAATCAGGAGGTGGAGGTTTTAAGATATTTGTTAAGGCCGAAAAAAAGTGGGAATTAGAGAAAACCAGCACAATGACTTATTCTTATAAGAAAGTTGAGCAAATTGAGAAAATTAATAAATCTTTAGAGAGTTTGGATAATTCATTTAAAAATAGTCTGACGAAGGCGATTGTTCAAGCAGCAAAACAATGGAAGGATAGCTCTAATACAGTTAAAGGATTAAATAAAGATAGCTTCTCTGTAGAGATATCTTTCGCTTTTACGTCTAGTGGTGGTGCTGGTTTTGAAGTTGAAGTTTGGGGTATAGGTTTAGATGCAAGTGTTAATCTCGAAAATACAGCCGTTCATACAATTAGTTTAACTTTTAAATAA
- a CDS encoding 2-hydroxyacid dehydrogenase, producing the protein MNVFITREIPRAGLELLEKEGYNIVQWVEKRELTEEEFLTHSKAANAILLTGRRKADAAFFEQCSHLKVVSLFSVGYDNVDITAATKAGIPIGNTPDVLSNATAETAFLLMIATARKAFYHHKRIAAGNWDFFEPTAGLGTDLFGKTLGIVGLGNIGFEMAKMCKGAYGMNIIYHNRGHNKQAEAELGAKRVELDDLLAQSDVISVHVNLSDESKGMFNAAAFAKMKSGALFINTARGGIHNEADLKVALENGTIWGAGLDVTNPEPMDKNNPLLNMENVSVLPHIGSAVKETRDAMAILAAKNVIAGLKGEKLPACVNPKVQ; encoded by the coding sequence ATGAATGTATTTATAACACGCGAAATCCCCCGGGCAGGGCTGGAGCTTCTTGAAAAAGAAGGTTACAACATAGTGCAATGGGTAGAGAAACGCGAACTTACCGAAGAAGAATTTTTAACCCATAGTAAGGCTGCCAATGCTATACTGCTTACCGGAAGGCGCAAGGCCGATGCTGCTTTTTTTGAACAATGCAGCCACCTTAAGGTTGTGTCGCTCTTTTCTGTAGGGTATGATAATGTAGATATTACTGCTGCTACTAAAGCAGGTATCCCGATAGGAAACACACCCGATGTGCTGAGTAATGCTACTGCCGAAACCGCTTTTTTGCTGATGATAGCCACTGCACGAAAAGCATTTTACCACCACAAGCGCATTGCCGCCGGTAACTGGGATTTTTTTGAACCCACAGCAGGCCTGGGAACCGATTTGTTTGGCAAAACACTGGGTATTGTGGGCTTGGGTAACATTGGCTTTGAAATGGCAAAGATGTGCAAAGGTGCTTACGGCATGAATATCATCTACCACAACCGTGGGCATAACAAGCAGGCTGAAGCCGAACTGGGAGCTAAACGCGTAGAACTTGACGACCTGCTGGCACAAAGCGATGTCATTTCGGTACACGTTAATCTTTCTGATGAATCTAAGGGAATGTTCAATGCTGCGGCATTCGCTAAAATGAAGTCCGGCGCCCTTTTTATAAACACCGCGCGTGGCGGCATCCATAACGAAGCCGACCTTAAAGTGGCTTTAGAGAACGGTACCATTTGGGGTGCGGGGCTAGATGTTACCAACCCTGAACCGATGGATAAAAACAATCCGTTACTCAATATGGAAAATGTAAGTGTACTGCCTCATATTGGCTCTGCCGTAAAAGAAACCCGTGATGCCATGGCAATACTTGCCGCTAAAAATGTTATTGCGGGATTAAAAGGCGAAAAGTTGCCGGCGTGCGTAAACCCCAAGGTGCAGTAG
- a CDS encoding MFS transporter, whose translation MDTEINLSRKVRKPLKAYKEAKQSYLNRMRLAVSLFYFSMGLTFATWASRIPDIKETLNLTEADLGTVLFAIPLGQLLMMPFSGKIVIRYGSSKTVVFGIIFYILSMATLGLATEVWQLMLSLFFFGIFSNFTNISVNTQGILTESIFRRPIMSSFHGAWSLAGFTGALIGLLMMNFGLKPLYHFAIVAILLYINIFANYRHLVKTRPAKPAKVEAEKKRSLIPKINPALAWLGVIGFCSMVSEGIMFDWSGVYFKEVVKAPESLVILGYTSFMIMMASGRFIGDKITARFGRKRVLAISGFMISGGMYIAVFFPYVIPAALGFMLVGLGVSTVVPGVYSLAGKTPGIEPSQALTAVSSISFLGFLLGPPIIGYIAHAVGLKMSFAIIGVFGVGIAFLVNKIKE comes from the coding sequence ATGGATACCGAAATAAACTTATCGCGAAAGGTACGCAAGCCTTTAAAAGCGTACAAAGAGGCAAAGCAAAGTTACCTTAACAGGATGCGCCTGGCTGTGTCGTTGTTCTATTTTTCTATGGGGCTTACTTTTGCCACCTGGGCAAGCCGCATACCCGATATTAAAGAAACATTAAACCTTACTGAGGCCGACCTTGGTACGGTGCTCTTTGCTATTCCGCTGGGGCAGTTGCTCATGATGCCTTTTTCGGGTAAGATCGTTATACGCTATGGTAGTAGTAAGACGGTGGTTTTTGGCATTATCTTTTACATATTATCTATGGCTACGTTGGGGCTGGCTACCGAGGTGTGGCAGCTTATGCTATCGCTGTTCTTCTTTGGCATCTTTAGTAACTTTACTAACATATCGGTTAATACACAAGGTATTCTTACAGAGAGTATTTTCCGCAGGCCCATTATGTCGTCGTTTCACGGGGCATGGAGCCTTGCCGGTTTTACGGGTGCACTCATCGGCCTGCTGATGATGAACTTTGGCCTTAAGCCGCTGTACCATTTTGCGATAGTGGCAATACTGTTGTACATAAATATTTTCGCTAATTATCGCCATCTGGTAAAAACCCGCCCCGCAAAACCTGCCAAGGTTGAGGCTGAGAAAAAACGCAGCCTGATACCCAAGATAAACCCCGCCCTGGCATGGCTGGGTGTTATTGGCTTTTGCAGCATGGTAAGCGAGGGCATTATGTTTGACTGGAGCGGCGTATATTTTAAAGAGGTGGTAAAAGCACCGGAATCGTTAGTAATACTGGGATATACCTCATTTATGATCATGATGGCTTCCGGCCGTTTTATAGGCGATAAAATTACGGCACGCTTTGGGCGTAAGCGCGTACTAGCTATAAGCGGCTTTATGATATCGGGCGGCATGTATATTGCGGTGTTCTTTCCGTATGTAATTCCGGCTGCACTTGGCTTTATGCTTGTGGGGCTTGGGGTAAGTACTGTTGTACCGGGCGTTTACAGTCTTGCGGGTAAAACACCGGGCATAGAGCCCAGCCAGGCGCTTACGGCAGTATCGAGCATTAGTTTTCTGGGCTTTTTACTGGGGCCACCTATTATAGGATACATTGCACATGCCGTAGGGCTTAAAATGTCGTTTGCCATAATAGGGGTATTTGGTGTAGGAATAGCCTTTTTAGTGAATAAAATTAAGGAATAG
- a CDS encoding alpha/beta fold hydrolase: protein MKKLTYILFAFITVSFAQAQNDEPISLGLMLENYKYPFPVSTKEFDIQGQKLTMAYMDVQPEKPNGKTIMLLHGKNFCGAYWEQTATDLSKEGYRVIIPDQIGFGKSSKPTNIQYTFQLLAQNTKAILDDLKITKLTVLGHSMGGMVATRFSLMYPNMVEKLVLENPIGLEDWKLWVPYQSVDNWYAGELRQDYESLKNYQIVSYYHNTWMYEYNKWLNIPAGWTMNKDIYLNIAKNAALTYDMVFTQPVCYEFQNLKMPVLLIIGQLDRTALGKAKAPAEVQSKLGNYPVLGRQTAKKIPNAKLVEIDGVGHLPHIEEYKLFIKPLKEFLKG, encoded by the coding sequence ATGAAAAAACTCACGTATATACTTTTTGCCTTCATCACAGTATCTTTTGCACAGGCACAAAACGATGAGCCCATTTCGCTGGGTTTAATGCTGGAGAATTATAAATATCCGTTTCCGGTAAGCACTAAAGAATTTGACATACAAGGCCAAAAGTTAACCATGGCCTATATGGATGTGCAACCGGAAAAACCTAATGGCAAAACCATAATGCTGCTGCACGGCAAAAACTTTTGTGGTGCCTACTGGGAGCAAACGGCTACCGACCTGAGCAAAGAGGGTTACCGTGTAATTATACCCGACCAGATAGGCTTCGGCAAATCAAGCAAGCCTACTAATATTCAGTATACATTCCAGCTATTGGCACAAAATACCAAGGCTATTTTAGATGACCTGAAAATTACTAAACTAACGGTTTTGGGGCATAGCATGGGGGGTATGGTAGCTACCCGCTTTTCGCTGATGTACCCCAATATGGTAGAAAAACTGGTGCTGGAAAACCCCATAGGACTGGAAGACTGGAAGCTTTGGGTACCTTATCAAAGTGTAGACAACTGGTATGCGGGCGAACTGAGGCAGGACTATGAGTCGCTTAAAAACTACCAAATAGTTTCATACTACCACAACACATGGATGTATGAATATAACAAATGGCTCAACATTCCCGCGGGGTGGACAATGAATAAAGACATTTACCTTAACATTGCTAAAAATGCGGCGCTTACTTATGATATGGTCTTTACACAGCCGGTGTGCTACGAGTTCCAGAACCTGAAAATGCCGGTACTGCTTATCATCGGGCAGCTTGACCGCACCGCCCTTGGCAAGGCCAAAGCTCCGGCGGAAGTTCAGTCTAAACTGGGCAACTACCCAGTGCTAGGACGCCAAACAGCAAAGAAAATACCGAATGCTAAACTGGTAGAGATAGATGGAGTGGGCCACTTGCCACACATAGAAGAATATAAGTTGTTTATAAAACCGCTTAAAGAGTTTTTAAAGGGGTAA
- a CDS encoding DUF1304 domain-containing protein — MDIVVSILVTIITIFHLYIMWFEMFAWETRGPKIFRNFPRELFPKTKALAANQGLYNGFLAAGLIWSFFIQDAAWHTNVLLFFLGCVAVAGLFGAATASKKIFFVQALPALIAIALLIVKLSINS, encoded by the coding sequence ATGGATATAGTAGTAAGCATTTTAGTAACCATTATTACCATCTTTCACCTGTATATTATGTGGTTTGAGATGTTTGCCTGGGAAACACGCGGGCCAAAAATATTCCGCAATTTCCCACGGGAATTATTCCCTAAAACAAAGGCACTGGCAGCAAACCAGGGTTTGTATAACGGCTTTCTGGCAGCCGGCCTTATCTGGTCGTTCTTTATACAGGATGCTGCATGGCATACTAATGTGCTGCTGTTCTTTCTGGGTTGTGTAGCCGTAGCAGGGCTGTTTGGCGCCGCTACCGCTTCTAAAAAAATATTCTTTGTACAGGCACTGCCTGCGCTTATTGCCATTGCATTACTTATCGTAAAGCTGTCGATAAACTCATAA
- a CDS encoding NADH:flavin oxidoreductase/NADH oxidase, translating to MSHLFSILQLKSIILKNRIVVSPMCQYSAIDGFANDWHLVHLGARAIGGAGLIIQEATAVSPEGRISPCDLGIWDDAHLEKLKQITAFIMEHNAVPGIQLAHAGRKASTTPPWQGGEKLTLEGDGWHTVAPSAIRYSDHEEFAPIALDKDGIAKVVADFKAAAKRAHDACYKVVELHAAHGYLIHQFLSPLTNQRTDEYGGSFENRTRLLLEILEAVQSVWPAELPVFVRISGTDWAEGGWNEDESVALSKILKEKGVDVVDCSSGGAVYWQKIPVAPGYQVHIAEKVKKETHVLTGAVGLITEAQQAEDILAAGKADLVLFARESLRDPNLGLRFAHELGVETIWPKQYDRAQWRKK from the coding sequence ATGTCACACTTATTTTCCATACTTCAGCTTAAGAGCATTATATTAAAAAACCGCATTGTGGTATCACCCATGTGCCAGTACAGCGCCATAGACGGTTTTGCTAACGACTGGCACCTGGTACACCTTGGCGCACGTGCCATAGGCGGGGCAGGGCTTATTATCCAGGAGGCAACTGCCGTATCGCCAGAGGGGCGTATTTCTCCCTGCGACCTGGGTATCTGGGATGATGCCCACCTCGAAAAATTAAAACAGATAACCGCCTTTATCATGGAGCACAATGCTGTGCCGGGTATACAGTTGGCACACGCAGGCCGCAAGGCCAGTACTACCCCGCCATGGCAGGGCGGCGAAAAGCTGACACTGGAGGGAGATGGCTGGCACACCGTAGCGCCAAGCGCCATTCGCTACAGTGACCACGAAGAGTTTGCGCCCATAGCATTAGATAAAGATGGTATTGCTAAAGTGGTGGCCGATTTTAAAGCCGCTGCAAAACGTGCCCACGATGCCTGCTACAAGGTAGTAGAACTACACGCGGCACACGGTTATCTTATTCACCAGTTTTTGTCGCCGCTAACAAACCAGCGTACAGATGAATATGGTGGCAGTTTTGAAAACCGTACCCGCCTGTTGCTCGAAATACTCGAAGCCGTACAGAGTGTATGGCCTGCAGAACTTCCTGTTTTTGTACGCATATCGGGTACTGACTGGGCAGAAGGTGGCTGGAACGAAGATGAATCGGTAGCGTTATCTAAAATCCTTAAAGAAAAAGGTGTCGATGTTGTAGACTGCTCGTCTGGCGGTGCTGTATACTGGCAAAAAATCCCCGTAGCCCCAGGCTACCAGGTACACATAGCCGAAAAGGTAAAGAAAGAAACCCACGTATTAACCGGTGCCGTAGGCTTAATTACCGAAGCCCAACAAGCCGAAGATATTCTTGCAGCGGGCAAAGCAGACCTGGTGCTCTTTGCCCGCGAATCGCTGCGCGACCCTAACCTTGGCCTGCGCTTTGCACACGAACTGGGTGTAGAAACCATTTGGCCTAAGCAATACGACCGTGCTCAGTGGAGAAAGAAGTAG